Part of the Coccinella septempunctata chromosome 3, icCocSept1.1, whole genome shotgun sequence genome is shown below.
CATGTTATACCAGAACATCGATGATGCTTTCGAAATGACGTGAAGTTAGCTCCAGAGCGGCACAGACATGGGCGTAACATTCGACTGGGCAGTCAGAATTTAAAATTATGTCGTTTTTGCATCTTATAACGTTTTTTTCGATTCTAACGGACTTTATCATATTTTTTCGAGGGAACAATAGATAAAGATTGCATCATGGAATTAACTGGCAtattttgaaggggattttttGTCGGGCTTTCGTACTTGgtttctttttaaatttttaaaattccaTCATTGGCACATCGAAAATCGAATTTCTGCTTTCAGTTAAGGCTGATAAGATAGCTGAAATGACGAAAGCTGAAAGGGAAAAACAGGAACAGCAAACGAGGGAGGATGAACTGAGAGAAATGGGTATAAAGCTGAGAAAAAGGTAGTATGATCTTAGTATATTACAGGATCAGATTGTGTCCTCCGTTTTGGTTTTTGAAATTCCGTTGTTTTAAGACAACAAATCTGGTAATGCCGATTCATATGTTTTGTATTGTTGTTGGGTTTTACAGTATCGACAGAATTTTGAGGAAGGTTATGATTTGATTTTAGGCAAAGAGAAAAGAGACACGCTTACGACAGCGACAGCTCTTTGTCCACCCATTCGAGTACGGTTCGCAGCAGGAGCCCCAAAAAAGACGCAGAAGAAACTAAGAGTCGGAGTCCGAGTCCTCAGTTGAGAAACGAAGAACAGGAACATAAGAAACGTTCTACCAGAACAGAGGATTCGAAAGACAGCGCGTATTCCAGGCGGAAATCGCCAGTTAAATACGAGGAAAAGAGAACTGTTTACCTGGAAGAAAGAGATAGATATGATAGAGATAGACGAACGGATAGAGATAGAAGAGACGATAGGGATAGACGATATAATAGAGATAGAAGGGACGATAGGGGTAGATGGGACGACAAAGATAGAGATAGAAGGAATGATAGAAGTGATAGAGACAAAAGGGACGTCAGAAATCGTAGAGACGATAGAGATAGAAGAGACTGGAGAAATAGAGATTCTTCTAGAAGAGATAGATATGAAAACAATAGTGATAATGATACAAATTCCAAGCCGTTACGGTCTTTAGTTGACTATTAGTGATAAATTATCTTGATATTCATGTTGAAGTTCAGtatataatcaatttttgagtaATATTTGAAAATTCTCGGCTTAGTAAATTGAAATGAAGGAAATAGGAAATTgaggttttcgaaattttgaaattaatttgtaTAGGAAGGTTGTCTTTCAATATCAATCATATGATAGCAGTTAGGGAAAATTATGTGTATGATTTATAGGAAATGTGGATTTAAATTATTGCATTTGAACTTGATGGCTGTTTTAGGATTTTtatttcggtatttttatgagGGACTGTTTACCACATGTGGCAGATAAGTTTACCAATCTACAAGTGTAATTATGTTGAGCAGGTAttgattttctgaaaataaatttgtttttctgatgtcttatttttttatttgtcctcaaaatcgaacggttgcttcgagatcccTGTAGATCTcggatttatcactagaagaattgcttcttcggaatgtgcatcactttcctatctgcgatgatttttctggaaaatagGCTACTCTAAAGGGGACTCTAGAAAAATCCtcgaaaagatggggtcagttaaaaattcgtcaagatcgaacggttgctttgagatcgctgtagttctcagatATATTAGTaaaagagttgcttcttcggaatgtgcatcactttcCTGTCTGTGATGGTTTTTCTTTAAGATAAGCgactttcatcttcgaaatggaatttttcaaaaattgcaaatttcaataatctGCGATAACTCCTGTTATacttgtctgatccaattgggatttccggtttcgtaatcagcactagtcaggcttcaatactagatcaaaaactcgaattcgaaaatctcaaatttttgggtcaaaaatgagcaaggggttagctccctctaaaatcacatatttgctcctctctctGAGAAGTACAGTGTTAGATGATTCCTCCAGTGAGAGAAATTTATACAAGTGGTCTTGAAGATTCCAAAAAATCAATGAGTTGATGTGCCAAAGCAAAATTGCTCTgtggacagcctttcaaagtgaactcgaaaatgaaaaatggaaaaacacaaaacgttttttttttcgaaatctgcgtCGGAGATCccaaagtttggtatggaaatataggttttcgaatacgacgaatctatttcaagcaatttcataggcatatctcccttcgttcagattttcatcgttgaaatggcatatttttaaaaaattgcaatttttgaatgaaagcTCCGTTCGGATTTCAACcagaaatatgaaaattatcAGCATTTTGTTTTCTTCTTTCGAATTTAAGATGGATTTGTGTATTCATCGGTTTCGATCCGTATCTACTTGTCTAGGTATACGTCGTTTCCTTTTAAACTCCTCCACGGACTGCGAAGCAGGTAGAAGGATCTGGAAGAATGTAATTTTCCCAGGACGAGTCCCGCAGGACATGTGGTCTTCCCCTTTTCCAAACAGTCCAGCCTCGTCCACATCTGCCTGGAATGCGAATGGCGGACCCCTAGGAACGCAGTATTTTGATTAAAAGTACAGGGGGAACAGCATACCGCATATCCCAAGCCTTGAAGGTTTCTTTATAACCCGACTGGAAGGAATATTCCTGAACCCATTCGATTTTTGTCACATGAATATGATTTATTCATACAGCAAAGTGCTAAAGTGAAGCTATATAAGATATATTCATAGATACAGGAAACGAAACTCATCGAAATTTTAGCCCCCTCGCTTCAAATGACCATGAACCGCCTCTGACAAATTTTTATCTGCAAAAGTCAAGCTTTTCTTCGTAAGTTACCTATACAGGGGGTTCCTATAAATTGAACGTACatacgaaaaggggagattccttaagtgagtttaagaaaaaaaggtcccataaacatggggtcgcaaacgtttcgttttcgagatacagagtgttgaagtttgaatttttttcaagtttttttctcatagtatctacacttcacaagatattcaactgaaacttggcatagatattacattttagagttctcaccacgtgacatggcaatttcgatagaagatctacagggtgatattttttctggaacactgccacctgttcttcaaaattttttttctcgaaatcgttggtatatacgacaaaactacaagagaccgaagagtttagtataagaacaaagcttctttttacatttttttcaaattaacagttgctcaccaaaaaaaagttctgcagaagaacacaggtggcagtgttccagaaaaaatatcaccctttagatcttctatcgaaattgccatgtcacgtggtgagaactctaaaatgtaatatctatgccaaatttcagttgaatatcttgtgaagtgtagatactatgagaaaaaaacttgaaaaaaattcaaacttcaacactctgaatctcgaaaacgaaacgtttgcggccccatgtttatgggactttgttttcttaaactcacttaagtaATCTCTCTTTTCGTtcgtacgttcaatttaggaacaccctgtatattatatccTGCAGTGAGTTAAGATGATGATAggatttccttcaaaaattacaattgcAGCTAcattacattttgaaaaatatgagcttttttttctgaatatgggctttcaaaaaatttatatacttcgctttttttcataatagtaataataaagctttgtatcatgaaaattttcaaggatTTTCTAGCACATCTTATCCTTGCTATTGACAATTTCATTCAGTGCCACTCTTCAATAAAATACGCGAAATACTTGATAactcattgaaaataattgtattacccacaaaatataatttttattcaattttgacGACGTTATTTAACCCATAGCAACAAGctataaataatttcttttaactcacaaatgaaataaaataacatgaaCATGACTAATCGTCATCTTTCTcttgttgctatggattgaataatgcTGTTTTAATGTTGCCCTAGCAACAATCAATCGAAGTGgatttcatgtcatttcataaattacaTAATTCTGTGTAAAATTTTATCATTTGAATCATAATCAAATTGGAATAAAATGTTGTATACAACACGTGAGTTATAAACGTTCATTCATGTGGTTAAATGGATAAATATTCATTTAACTAACTTGTTCTAggtataaaataataatttttactGCAACTGTAGTGTTGTGAATATTCTGTTTGAATGAATATATAATATTTCCATTCCTTCAAAGTTTGCTTATTCCTTATAGTGTCTAGCATTGGATGGTACCATCAGCTTGATcctaaaaacaaattttcagtaGAAACgatgaatgtttatcgaaatgAAAGAATAGCAACAATTTTAAATACCCAAGCAGGGTTGATCGAAATCAAGCTCGATGTTATCCactcacaccctgtataggactATTCTgtgaattccatcggaaaatGAATTTTCCGAACTCATTTTCAGTCCCCTTCTTGACCAGACCGGCGAACGCCATAAGCGGACATTTTCcgatgaaaatatattgatggGCACCTAGCGCTACGTAAACGTGTCGCTTCTTCTCGAGGCGCGGAAAGGGTAGGTGCGTGTTTGCGAATGGGGCTGTCAGGAAGGCCGAACGACTCCCTGGGGGGTCCCCTAGGTCCTGCTACGAGCAGCCGACCCCCGCAAAGACGGGTGTCACACCCCCCCATCTTTCTTAGGGCACTTTTCCACCTGCTACCCAACATTTATATAAATAATTCCGGAACTTCGTCACTTTGTCTTTTTAACGACCGTCATTATGGATTATAAGCGTTCATTTTGGGGATGGGTTAGGGCGCTCGGATTGTTTTCCGTGAAACATGTGGCTCGGACCGTCTGAATTCTGCCCTAATGGCATCTCTTGAAGCTATAGTGAGTAGGTACAACGATTCCTATTCCCAATAAACCACTACAGACTATCTTATGAACGAAATTTTCACCAGAGTAGATCGATTTATTCTTTCCTTCGACTTCATATCTCTAACCACTTCCACTGTTGAATCCCGAAAGATACTTCATTTTctaaaaatcttcaaaacattCTGAATATGTTGGTTAAAAAAATTTAGATACTTCCTCTAAAACTAACATTGGTGGGATATTAAACAAGGTTGTGGTGGAACAGGATATAAAATATGTCTGTGTTACTCTCAGTCACTCTACACATAAAAGATACCTCTCTTACTTCACTTTACAGAACACTGATAAGCTATGCTCTTGGTACGCTATACTCTGCTACAAACAGAACCCTAAAAATCTCAGTCCATACAAAGAGAACCATAAgttatactatactatactatactatactatactatactatactatactatactatactatactatactatactatactatactatactatactatactatactatactatactatactatactatactatactatactatactatactatactatactatactatactatactatattaTACTATACTATAAACTACCAAACTATTGGTGTAGgatattttgattttgattttgcATTGTTCCTGCAGCTTCTTATGGATGTCCTCTTCCAGCGTCTGAAACACAAAAGATTTGCTACTGTGTTAGAATCTGGAAGAAGCGATTAAGTAAGGAGACAAGGAGAGTAGCATCGTATCGATTATCTAGATAAGATAAGCGAGgatatacatttttttcgaCCTATACGAGCATGTCAAGTACCAAAAACTGTTTCTGATTCACTTAATTCATTCCAAATTTGAGTAGACTCCACCATCAGACAATAACTTAAAATCTATACAAACATTCATTTTGTCATATTTCCTATAGCTCAGAAAAGGATAATATTGtttaatttcaaaaatgaaactgtagactatatttttattcattggtGGCAAAGATATCTGCAGATAGCTGCAATTATTATCAAAAATGGTTTGTTACTCCAAATATCTTATCACTCATTATGCCTTGCATATATTCTCTGAAAATTCCCTTTGAATGATAATATACCTACTCGTTCACCAAAACCTGATGCGATAGACCAAAAAATTGATCTTATCAACTGAGAGGTGCTCGTTTGTTTtccaaaaacaaaatatatagGTATGTAGTTTGATTTACGCTCACTGATTGATCATGAATTCGTCGACAGTTTCGATCGTGATGCTATTCGTTGAAAAAATAGACCACTCTTGATATTATCTAAATTCAGATAGAAGATTATCTCAGCCAGATCAATAAAATAGCAACAAAACTGGAAGAAACCATTATTATTGATAGATCGTTACAGTAAAATCCTTCAGTTATGTTCATCTTGTGGCTGAACATTTTCACCATTCTGTTAGGGTCTGCTATATCAGTTCCAGTACGTCAAGGCGACCAGGACTGGTGGAAACACGGAGTCTTCTACCAGATCTACCCGAGATCCTTCAAAGACTCCAATAACGATGGCGACGGGGATCTTCAAGGCATCTTGGATAAAATGGAGCACTTCGCTGATGCTGGGATCACTGGGGTTTGGCTGTCACCAATCATGAAGTCGCCACAGATAGACGCAGGCTATGATATCAGTGATTACTATGACGTAGATCCCATGTATGGGTCCATGGACGACCTGAAGAGGTTGATCAAGAGGGCTCATGATCTTGGACTGAGGATCATCCTCGATTTCGTGCCAAACCACACCAGCGATCAGCATGAGTGGTTCAAGGCTTCTGAGAACAGGACAGAGGGTTATGAGGACTTTTATGTTTGGGTGGATGGAACGCCAGACAAACCTCCAAATAATTGGGTGAGTGGCTTTTTGGGAATTTGTGTATCCAACCCACTGTGCTGGAGgaaatatatcattttcctATTAAATTTCAGAGGAGTGTGTTCAGGAATTCCGCTTGGACTTGGTCGGAAAAAAGGAACCAATGGTACCTTCGTCAATTCCTGGCAGCACAACCTGATTTGAACTTCTGGAATCCTAAAGTTCGAGAAGCGCTTTGGGTTAGTAGGAAAACCATATTCAAGTCCACTCAATTTGAGATTGAGACAGTTACTTCTATAGAGAATCTGATTTATGTTTATTAACCCACAGCAAGTCTTGATCTTTTACATGGATATGGGCATAGATGGATTCAGGGTAGACGCTGTGCCATACTTTGTTGAGGATAAGCTTCTGAGGGATGAACCAAGGAGCTATGATCCAAATTCACAGCCAGAAGATCATGAATACCTAGACCACATCTACACAATGAACACTGATGACACCTTTGACGTACTTTACGAGTTCAGGGAAGTTGTGGATAACTACACGAGGGAACATGGAGGAGATGCAAGGTAACCATTCTTCAGCTGCCGACTTAAATAAACTGATGcctcaatttttctcattaattcttgttgttgaaatttttcaaggatTCTCATGTCAGAAGCTTATGCACCTCTGGACAAAACAATGAGATATTATGGAACAGCTGATGGGAGCAGGCTTGGAGCTCATTTCACCTTCAATTTCTTCTTTGTTGGAGTTAACCTGAACAGCAGTGACGCCTACAGTATTGAGAATCTAGTCTACACATGGATTGACAACCTTCCAAGCATCTATGTATCGAATTGGGATGTAAGTTAGGCGAACATAGAATTCCTTGTTGtcttattattaattttttcagatggGGAATCACGATAACAGGAGGGTGACCACTAGATTTGGCGTCGAAAACGTGGATGGTTTCAATATGTTACTGAATCTGCTGCCAGGAATCGGTGTTACATACTACGGAGAAGAAATTGGTCAGGAAGATGGCGAGGTGACTTACGAACAAGGCAAAGATCCAGCTGCAAGGAACAGATCGACGTTCTACAAAGTGAGCAGAGACTTCGAGAGGACTCCTTTCCAGTGGGACGACACGGTTAATGCTGGTTTCAACGAAGGCCACGACACTTGGCTCCCAGTCAGCGAAAAGTATCACGAGACAAACTTGGCAGCTCAAAAGAAGGTGGACGGTTTGAGCCACTACAAAATATACAAGGAAGTTTTGAGGAAACGTCAGGAAGATACGGCAAGAATTGGGGATTCCAAAATTTGGAGTCTATCCGAGGACCTGCTGGTCTTGAAGAGGAGTCTGGATAACAGGCATATCGTACTGGCTTTCAAACTAGGTTGGCATAACCATACAACACCCGAGACAGCCTACGTACCTGGTATCAAATGTGATACAGCCAAAGTAGCATTGACCAACGTCAATTCATCGTATCAAATAGGGTTGGTTGAAGTTGTGAGTGAACTCATTTCGATTTGTATTGAAACTTCATTTTTTTCAGGGATATGGTGGACCCATCAGGGTTTGTCCTGGAACCACATGACAGCATCGTTTTAGATATTGCCTGTTGAATATTTATAATCTGAGTATATTATGTAATTTAGTGTGTGAATAAACACTTTCCAACAAAACTTTGTACGAGATTAATCCAATTTtaaacttaaaacagattatacgattttcaagaaatgaatttttacaccacgacacgtgtttcgctatcacaatagcatcttcaggtgggtgaagataAATTGTTATCCCGAATGGAGGAATAATGGACCTATACACCAATTCCTCTGGCAGATTCTCTGACGGCCTTCAAATCTGAGCCTCCCCGGTTAACCCTCGAATTTATCGCAACTACCCAACTTCCATTTTATGCATATAGATTGATTTTAGTTTGTAAGACCCGGAGAGTTACAGCCCTTGATGGGCAAGGGGTAAGTTGGCCACGGGGCAGGGAGCGAAAGGTTGGGACCGAGGGTCCTTACACGTTTTCCTCATCTACGGCATGCATAATTCATGGCTTTGGGAGCTAGCCGCTGTCCCACCTTTGGATCTTGCTCGCAAAACAGACGGACAAGAAATCGAACCCTTGTAAAATTCCAGGCTGACTGGGGGTCCTCCATAATCAGCTAGCCTGGATAATCTGCGGCCATTATCATTCTGACGGGATCGTTCGATGGTTTCGTGTACAAAAAATGGGTATCCGCTTATCCCTTATCGATCTATCTCGATACAACGCAAAAATAGTGAGAATATGAATGATGTCGGAGCaggatacgaggatatattgaatagttcttagcctactat
Proteins encoded:
- the LOC123309962 gene encoding maltase 1-like; its protein translation is MFILWLNIFTILLGSAISVPVRQGDQDWWKHGVFYQIYPRSFKDSNNDGDGDLQGILDKMEHFADAGITGVWLSPIMKSPQIDAGYDISDYYDVDPMYGSMDDLKRLIKRAHDLGLRIILDFVPNHTSDQHEWFKASENRTEGYEDFYVWVDGTPDKPPNNWRSVFRNSAWTWSEKRNQWYLRQFLAAQPDLNFWNPKVREALWQVLIFYMDMGIDGFRVDAVPYFVEDKLLRDEPRSYDPNSQPEDHEYLDHIYTMNTDDTFDVLYEFREVVDNYTREHGGDARILMSEAYAPLDKTMRYYGTADGSRLGAHFTFNFFFVGVNLNSSDAYSIENLVYTWIDNLPSIYVSNWDMGNHDNRRVTTRFGVENVDGFNMLLNLLPGIGVTYYGEEIGQEDGEVTYEQGKDPAARNRSTFYKVSRDFERTPFQWDDTVNAGFNEGHDTWLPVSEKYHETNLAAQKKVDGLSHYKIYKEVLRKRQEDTARIGDSKIWSLSEDLLVLKRSLDNRHIVLAFKLGWHNHTTPETAYVPGIKCDTAKVALTNVNSSYQIGDMVDPSGFVLEPHDSIVLDIAC